One Melopsittacus undulatus isolate bMelUnd1 unplaced genomic scaffold, bMelUnd1.mat.Z mat_scaffold_55_arrow_ctg1, whole genome shotgun sequence DNA window includes the following coding sequences:
- the LOC117438673 gene encoding hydrocephalus-inducing protein homolog, with protein sequence MVAEPSLCVSRDRLEFSAVQCGQCQEETIQLHNTFQVPCKWSISMTDPVQEVDKHLPGSEHQKLLEEMKSVPCGFEVLPSAGSLAPGQQCHVQVRFSPTEEKCYRGELQIQICQSSQRLQPLRTPKDDNSPNSLLLPPCAPGEKLTDEAQGRGIKIKVR encoded by the exons ATGGTGGCTGAGCCGTCCCTCTGCGtgtccagggacaggctggagttctctgctgtccagtgtgggcagtgccaggaagaaaccatccagctccacaacACGTTCCAGGTCCCCTGTAAATGGTCCATCAGcatgactgatcctgttcaggAG GTGGACAAACATCTGCCAGGGAGCGagcaccagaagctgctggaggagatgaagtctgtgccctgtggctttgaggtgctgccctcagctggaagcctcgctccaggacagcagtgccacGTCCAAGTCCGTTTTTCACCCACGGAAGAG aagtgctaccGGGGCGAGCTGCAGATCCAGATTTGCCAGAGCAGCCAACGCCTGCAG CCCCTACGGACACCAAAAGATGACAACAGCCCCAACAGCTTGTTGCTGCCTCCTTGTGCCCCGGGAGAGAAGCTGACTGATGAGGCCCAAGGAAGGGGCATAAAAATAAAGGTGAGATGA